A stretch of the Alnus glutinosa chromosome 6, dhAlnGlut1.1, whole genome shotgun sequence genome encodes the following:
- the LOC133870425 gene encoding lysine-specific histone demethylase 1 homolog 3 isoform X1 yields MDGEEKKSGSKRRLKPVESDDDEPIGSLLRLKRPRNPKKVKSGSESGGDGGKKVEVREERLEVESGDLGGMDDTLASFKKKLKGPKKDSGYGIIRGSSSSLNVADSSDRSLSGPAEDRECDEKSISKVVEKVRVTGDDGSDMTMDVGVEYRCKGKVKICKINSTARTIDGHLTSDNDLESLGSGCNSLREQESGMWSVEGPDQSVDEHLEDSLSEFVRKAQSGLIRKSWASSSLKQKRDAHTLEDDGFSPCSESVSGSSKPVTSRRLRSGSASKLDRHSLKSKNKRPDDSFCQVSDCMEENRDSTRRLTSDSSIKEESMRPCESGHDGSSKVILEDPPPFSPSSRSTSKGIQDEAIEDPCGSNAQEGSKVDNDSSDQVCDGEFTCVELKDNISAPSQKAAMGTRTFKNRLKHCSAVNTSTLVHDVEKMPNSISGPEKMEELYEFGKGEPNRGFRDSLTQHSEGVPTTNVSIADLEISSSLVGKEISVTNYDDALLNKSCKFAPNEISNSVSEKILELSSKCVSHNSSPRMKMGETCSDGDVLNTCTEEPDLASDSLQKEHVMVSEVQLSPRAITSTGAHKSGLAFQVNHQEKISDTCLDPNKSFPSMQMCSSTLHQNQPSDDASKEICVPGHDYLLVNEEAYGDENEDYQEDAISVRDFENKDKKLSAAQRAVRKAKKHRHGDMAYEGDADWEILLHEQGFLESQGIVDSDHSFRTRAKYDTSSNIGAEAEIGGAAAVSAGLKAHAAGPVEKIKFKEVLKRKGGLQEFLECRNQILGLWSKDVSRILPLSDCGVSDTPFKGEPPHATLIREIYAFLDQSGYINVGIATEKEKGEINAKHNYQLLKGKNIEEKSGASVADLEDGVSFIVGQVKSSETSIEAKSNVILENENQTLEATKDSGLGTPAALELSDAIERQDGLADDYQENGSIDTKLPGRSFNMPVLSTGSLCETLDGGTFPVIIPELMNDSHTIQSSSDDRVGLNGSLQCDSEVRKKIIVVGAGPAGLTAARHLQRQGFSVTLLEARSRIGGRVFTDRSSLSVPVDLGASIITGVEADVDTERRPDPSSLVCAQLGLELTVLNSDCPLYDIVTGQKVPADLDEALEAEYNSLLDDMVLLVAQKGEHAMRMSLEDGLEYALKSRRLARSGKNSEETELHSSVNAFFDSKKGSVDSSFPDRNCSKEEILSPLERRVMDWHLANLEYGCAAPLKQVSLPYWNQDDVYGGFGGAHCMIKGGYSTVVESLGEGLPIHLNHVVTDVSYGTKDPGSNGNQSYRVKVSTSNGSEFLGDAVLITVPLGCLKTETIKFSPPLPQWKHSSIQRLGFGVLNKVVLEFPEVFWNDSVDYFGATAEETNQRGQCFMFWNVRKTAGAPVLIALVVGKAAIDGQNMSSSDHVNHALIVLRKLFGEASVPDPVASVVTDWGRDPYSYGAYSYVAIGASGEDYDLLGRPVENCLFFAGEATCKEHPDTVGGAMMSGLREAVRIIDILSTGNDYTAEVEAMEAAHRHSDFERDEVRDITKRLDAVELSNVLYKNSLDGARILTREALLQEMFFNAKTTAGRLHVAKELLDLPVETLKSFAGTKEGLTTLNSWILDSMGKDGTQLLRHCVRLLVLVSTDLLAVRSSGIGKTVKEKVCVHTSRDIRAIASQLVNVWLEVFRKEKASNGGLKLSRQGSAVDSAKRKSLKDPVSGKPPLHTHHGSLENKGSLQVPASAGSHFPSNANVKRVNGKAGKLESANDSKLDFTSRSQGSIGALDTELVDNNAAMSEEERAAFAAAEAARAAAIAAAEAYASSEAKCNTLLQLPKIPSFHKFARREQYAQVDEYDTRRKWSGGVLGRQDCISEIDSRNCKVRNWSVDFSAACVNLDSSKASVDNLSQRSHSNASHLNFREHSGESVAVDSSIYTKAWVDAAGSVGIKDYHAIDRWQSQAAAADSDFFRSTEQLKDEEDSNTSWRLPTWNHDRLANESSVSQVTVNKESVKNHPRGADHIKQAVVDYVASLLMPLYKARKIDKEGYKSIMKKTATKVMEQATDAEKAMAVSEFLDFKRRNKIRSFVDKLIERHMAMKPDVKS; encoded by the exons ATGGATGGGGAAGAGAAGAAATCTGGTTCTAAGAGAAGATTGAAGCCGGTTGAGTCAGACGACGATGAGCCAATTGGGTCGTTGCTCAGGTTGAAGAGACCCCGAAACCCTAAGAAGGTAAAGTCGGGCTCTGAGAGTGGTGGTGATGGGGGCAAAAAGGTTGAGGTTAGAGAAGAGAGATTGGAGGTTGAGAGCGGGGATTTGGGGGGAATGGACGATACCTTGGCGAGTTTCAAGAAGAAGTTGAAGGGTCCAAAGAAAGATAGTGGGTATGGAATTATTAGGGGAAGCAGTTCTTCTTTGAATGTGGCGGATTCTTCGGATAGATCATTGAGTGGGCCTGCTGAGGATAGGGAATGCGATGAAAAATCAATATCGAAGGTTGTGGAGAAAGTTCGTGTAACGGGTGATGATGGTTCTGATATGACTATGGATGTAGGGGTAGAATACAGGTGTAAAGGGAAAGTGAAGATATGCAAGATAAATTCGACAGCAAGAACAATAGATGGCCATCTCACTTCTGATAATGATTTAGAGTCTCTGGGATCTGGGTGTAATTCTTTGAGGGAGCAGGAGTCTGGTATGTGGTCTGTGGAAGGTCCTGATCAGTCTGTGGATGAACATTTGGAAGACTCATTATCAGAATTTGTTCGCAAGGCACAATCTGGTTTGATTAGGAAATCTTGGGCATCTTCAAGTTTAAAGCAGAAAAGAGATGCTCATACTTTGGAGGATGATGGGTTCAGCCCATGCTCTGAAAGTGTTTCAGGGTCTTCTAAGCCTGTGACCTCAAGGAGACTTAGATCTGGTTCCGCCTCAAAACTGGACCGCCATAGTTtgaaatctaaaaataaaagaccagATGACAGCTTTTGTCAAGTTTCTGACTGCATGGAAGAGAATCGTGATTCAACCAGGAGGCTTACTTCTGATTCCTCTATTAAAGAAGAGAGTATGAGACCCTGTGAAAGCGGACATGATGGATCTTCCAAAGTTATTTTAGAGGATCCACCTCCATTTTCTCCATCTTCAAGATCTACTTCTAAAGGAATTCAAGATGAGGCTATAGAGGACCCCTGTGGTTCAAATGCTCAGGAGGGATCTAAAGTGGATAATGATAGCTCGGATCAAGTTTGTGATGGAGAGTTTACTTGTGTTGAACTCAAGGACAATATTTCTGCTCCTAGCCAGAAGGCTGCAATGGGAACTCGGACATTTAAGAATAGATTAAAGCATTGTTCGGCAGTTAACACAAGCACTTTGGTGCATGATGTTGAAAAAATGCCAAATTCCATATCTGGCCCAGAAAAGATGGAAGAATTGTATGAGTTTGGCAAGGGTGAGCCCAACAGGGGGTTTAGAGATTCATTAACACAACACTCAGAGGGTGTTCCGACAACGAATGTATCAATTGCAGACCTTGAAATTTCCTCTTCTTTGGTTGGAAAAGAAATTTCAGTGACTAACTATGATGATGCATTGTTGAACAAATCATGTAAATTCGCTCCCAATGAAATTTCTAATTCAGTTTCTGAGAAAATTTTGGAGCTATCATCCAAATGTGTCTCGCATAACTCCTCTCCCCGCATGAAGATGGGAGAAACTTGCAGTGATGGTGATGTTCTTAATACTTGCACCGAGGAGCCAGATCTTGCTTCAGATTCCCTGCAAAAGGAACATGTTATGGTATCTGAGGTTCAGTTATCTCCTAGGGCTATCACGTCTACTGGAGCCCACAAATCAGGGCTTGCTTTTCAGGTGAACCACCAGGAAAAAATTTCAGATACTTGTCTTGATCCAAATAAGTCTTTTCCCTCGATGCAAATGTGCAGCTCCACTTTACATCAAAATCAACCTTCTGATGATGCGTCGAAAGAGATTTGTGTTCCTGGCCATGATTATCTTTTAGTCAATGAAGAGGCTTACGGCGATGAAAATGAAGATTACCAAGAAGATGCAATATCTGTGCGTGATTTTGAAAACAAAGATAAAAAGCTATCAGCTGCCCAGCGTGCTGTGCGCAAGGCTAAGAAGCATAGGCATGGAGACATGGCTTATGAGGGGGATGCCGATTGGGAGATTTTGTTACATGAGCAAGGTTTTCTTGAAAGTCAAGGTATTGTAGATAGTGACCATTCTTTTAGAACAAGAGCAAAGTATGATACCTCTTCAAATATTGGTGCAGAGGCTGAAATCGGTGGTGCAGCAGCAGTATCAGCTGGACTGAAAGCTCATGCAGCTGGTCCagttgagaagattaaatttaaGGAGGTCTTGAAGCGCAAAGGTGGGCTTCAGGAATTTTTAGAGTGCag GAATCAGATATTGGGTCTTTGGAGTAAAGATGTTAGCCGTATTTTACCACTTTCTGACTGTGGGGTCTCTGATACCCCTTTTAAGGGCGAGCCACCACATGCTACACTTATTAGGGAGATCTATGCGTTTCTTGATCAGAGT gGTTATATAAATGTTGGAATTGCTACTgagaaggagaaaggagaaaTTAATGCTAAGCATAATTATCAGCttctaaaaggaaaaaacaTTGAGGAAAAATCAGGGGCTTCAGTTGCAGATTTGGAGGATGGAGTTTCTTTTATTGTTGGTCAGGTAAAGAGTTCTGAAACTTCAATTGAGGCAAAGAGCAATGTTATCCTTGAAAATGAAAATCAGACACTTGAAGCTACTAAAGATAGCGGCCTTGGTACTCCTGCTGCACTCGAATTATCTGATGCAATAGAACGTCAAGACGGCCTAGCTGATGATTACCAAGAAAATGGTAGCATTGACACAAAACTACCTGGCAGATCGTTCAATATGCCTGTTCTAAGTACTGGTTCATTGTGTGAAACACTGGATGGTGGAACATTCCCTGTCATCATTCCTGAGCTAATGAATGACTCACATACCATTCAATCTTCCTCAGATGATCGTGTTGGGTTGAATGGTTCTCTGCAATGTGATTCAGAGGTCAGAAAGAAAATCATTGTTGTAGGAGCTGGTCCTGCTGGTTTAACTGCTGCACGACACTTGCAACGTCAGGGTTTTTCTGTAACTCTTCTTGAAGCTAGGAGTAGGATAGGCGGTCGTGTCTTTACAGATCGCTCATCTCTCTCCGTTCCAGTGGATCTTGGTGCTAGCATTATTACTGGTGTTGAGGCTGATGTGGACACTGAAAGAAGACCGGATCCTTCCTCATTGGTTTGTGCGCAGTTGGGTCTTGAGTTGACTGTATTAAACAGTGATTGCCCTCTTTATGATATCGTTACAGGTCAAAAAGTTCCTGCAGATCTGGATGAAGCCTTGGAAGCAGAATACAACAGTCTTCTTGATGATATGGTATTGCTCGTTGCCCAAAAGGGGGAACATGCGATGAGAATGTCTCTTGAGGATGGCTTAGAATATGCCCTTAAGAGTCGTCGTTTGGCACGATCAGGAAAAAATAGTGAAGAAACTGAACTGCACAGTTCTGTAAATGCTTTCTTTGATTCCAAAAAAGGTAGTGTTGACAGCAGTTTTCCAGATAGAAATTGTTCTAAAGAGGAGATTTTGAGTCCTCTGGAGAGGAGGGTTATGGATTGGCATCTTGCTAATTTAGAATATGGCTGTGCTGCTCCGCTTAAGCAAGTATCTCTTCCCTATTGGAACCAGGATGATGTTTATGGAGGATTTGGGGGAGCTCATTGTATGATTAAAGGGGGCTACAGCACTGTTGTTGAGTCTCTTGGAGAAGGACTTCCCATTCACTTGAACCATGTGGTTACAGATGTTTCATATGGCACCAAGGACCCTGGAAGTAATGGTAATCAGAGTTATAGAGTCAAAGTATCTACGTCAAATGGCAGTGAATTTTTGGGAGATGCTGTCCTGATTACAGTGCCACTTGGGTGCTTGAAAACAGAAACCATAAAGTTTTCCCCACCTTTACCCCAATGGAAACATTCTTCCATCCAGCGGCTTGGTTTTGGAGTTCTTAATAAAGTAGTTTTGGAGTTTCCAGAAGTGTTTTGGAATGATTCTGTGGATTACTTTGGAGCAACTGCGGAGGAAACAAACCAGAGGGGCCAATGCTTTATGTTCTGGAATGTCAGAAAAACAGCTGGGGCTCCTGTTCTTATAGCTTTGGTGGTTGGTAAGGCAGCTATAGATGGCCAAAATATGAGCTCATCTGATCATGTAAACCATGCATTAATTGTTCTCCGCAAACTTTTTGGGGAGGCTTCAGTTCCCGATCCGGTTGCATCAGTAGTGACAGACTGGGGCAGGGATCCTTATAGCTATGGTGCTTACTCCTATGTTGCTATTGGAGCATCTGGGGAAGATTATGATTTATTGGGCAGGCCTGTAGAGAACTGTTTGTTTTTTGCTGGTGAAGCCACCTGCAAGGAGCATCCTGACACAGTTGGTGGTGCTATGATGAGTGGGCTACGGGAAGCAGTGCGCATAATTGACATATTGAGTACTGGAAATGATTACACTGCAGAAGTAGAGGCAATGGAGGCTGCACATAGACATAGTGACTTTGAGAGGGATGAAGTTAGAGACATAACAAAGAGACTTGATGCAGTTGAGCTTTCTAATGTCCTCTACAAGAACTCTTTGGATGGAGCCCGAATTTTGACAAGGGAAGCTTTACTACAGGAGATGTTCTTTAATGCAAAAACCACTGCAGGACGATTGCATGTGGCCAAAGAGTTGTTGGATCTTCCTGTTGAAACCTTGAAATCCTTTGCTGGGACCAAAGAAGGGCTTACTACACTCAACTCATGGATACTG GACTCCATGGGTAAGGACGGGACCCAACTGTTGCGGCACTGTGTTCGTCTACTTGTGCTTGTTTCAACTGATTTACTCGCTGTGCGCTCATCAG GCATAGGGAAAACTGTGAAAGAAAAAGTTTGTGTACATACTAGCCGTGATATACGAGCAATAGCAAGTCAGCTAGTTAACGTGTGGCTTGAAGTCTTCCGCAAGGAAAAAGCTTCCAATGGTGGATTAAAGTTATCAAGGCAAGGAAGTGCTGTAGATTCAGCGAAGCGAAAATCTCTTAAAGATCCGGTATCAGGAAAGCCGCCTCTGCACACACATCATGGTTCTTTGGAGAATAAAGGAAGCTTGCAGGTTCCTGCATCTGCCGGAAGCCATTTCCCTTCCAATGCAAATGTGAAGAGAGTGAATGGCAAAGCAGGCAAACTTGAATCTGCAAATGACTCAAAATTGGATTTTACGTCAAGGTCTCAAGGTTCAATAGGTGCACTGGATACTGAGCTGGTGGACAACAACGCTGCTATGTCTGAAGAAGAACGGGCTGCCTTTGCTGCCGCAGAAGCAGCCCGTGCTGCAGCAATTGCAGCTGCTGAG GCATATGCATCATCCGAAGCCAAGTGTAACACGTTGCTGCAGCTTCCTAAAATACCGTCATTTCACAAATTTGCTAGACGGGAGCAATATGCTCAAGTGGATGAGTATGATACTAGAAGGAAGTGGTCTGGTGGTGTTTTGGGAAGACAAGATTGCATATCAGAAATAGACTCTAGGAACTGCAAAGTCAGGAACTGGTCTGTTGATTTCTCGGCTGCTTGTGTTAACCTTGACAGTTCAAAAGCTTCAGTGGATAACCTCTCGCAGCGGAGCCACTCAAATGCCAGCCATCTGAACTTCAGAGAGCACTCTGGGGAAAGTGTGGCTGTGGACAGCAGTATTTATACTAAAGCATGGGTTGATGCAGCTGGTAGTGTGGGGATAAAGGACTATCATGCAATTGACAGATGGCAATCTCAAGCAGCTGCAGCTGATTCTGATTTCTTTCGTTCTACTGAGCAACTAAAGGATGAGGAGGATTCAAACACAAGTTGGAGACTTCCGACCTGGAATCATGATAGACTGGCAAATGAGAGTTCTGTTTCACAAGTTACAGTAAACAAGGAGTCTGTAAAAAATCATCCTCGAGGGGCAGACCACATTAAGCAGGCTGTTGTGGATTATGTTGCATCATTGCTCATGCCCCTTTATAAAGCAAGGAAGATTGATAAGGAAGGATATAAGTCAATTATGAAGAAAACTGCAACTAAG GTCATGGAGCAGGCCACTGATGCAGAGAAAGCCATGGCTGTTTCAGAGTTTCTAGATTTCAAGCGCAGGAACAAG ATCCGTTCCTTTGTGGACAAACTGATTGAGAGGCACATGGCAATGAAGCCAGATGTGAAATCATGA